A window of Malania oleifera isolate guangnan ecotype guangnan chromosome 5, ASM2987363v1, whole genome shotgun sequence contains these coding sequences:
- the LOC131155222 gene encoding RNA exonuclease 4-like isoform X1, which yields MDDSQGNPPKTPATRHRCSACFKQYKKKEHLIEHMMASDHSVHQPKCGICEKHCKSFESLREHTTGPLSKAICSRIFANQGCDLCLKVFESPISLSKHKETCLLPAPVPIGTIIMPPTEPQIDFTGSANVNYSDRSLEAVAIDCEMVGCGSDGSLDLCARVCLIDEDEKLIFHTYVKPQIPVTNYRFEVTGIREEHLRDAMPLKEVQAKVLEILHNGESIGRLRLDGGKGRLLVGHGLEHDLDCLRMYYPPHMLRDTAKYHPLMKTNLVSHSLKYLTGTYLGYDIQTGIHDPYEDCVSVMRLYKRMRAQDHPVEKIGISIASHHIQTFTNNFESCSTKQLEKMTSRSNYRCWCMDSRQEVQP from the exons ATGGATGATTCCCAAGGAAACCCTCCTAAAACCCCAGCTACAAG ACACCGATGCTCAGCATGCTTCAAGCAGTATAAGAAGAAGGAGCACCTAATTGAACACATGATGGCCTCGGACCATTCAGTTCATCAACCTAAATGTGGGATTTGTGAAAAACACTGTAAATCTTTTGAATCACTGAGGGAGCATACTACAG GCCCACTGTCTAAAGCTATTTGTTCAAGGATTTTTGCTAACCAAGGATGTGACCTTTGCTTGAAAGTTTTTGAAAGCCCCATTTCTCTTAGCAAGCATAAAGAAACATGTCTTCTACCTGCTCCTGTTCCCATT GGAACTATCATAATGCCTCCTACAGAACCTCAAATTGATTTCACAGGATCAGCCAATGTAAACTACAGCGACAGAAGTCTTGAAGCAGTTGCTATAGATTGTGAAATGGTTGGTTGTGGGAGTGATGGTTCACTTGATCTTTGTGCCAGGGTGTGCCTCATTGATGAAGATGAGAAGCTGATTTTCCACACTTATGTGAAACCTCAAATTCCTGTTACTAATTACAG ATTTGAAGTAACTGGTATTAGAGAGGAGCATCTACGAGATGCCATGCCACTCAAGGAAGTGCAAGCTAAAGTTTTGGAAATTTTGCATAATGGAGAGTCCATTGGAAGACTGCGGTTGGACGGTGGAAAAGGTAGGCTACTTGTTGGTCATGGCCTGGAGCATGATTTGGATTGCTTGAGAATGTATTATCCTCCTCACATGTTGAG GGATACTGCAAAATATCATCCATTGATGAAAACAAATCTGGTCAGCCACTCACTCAAGTACCTAACCGGAACATATCTTGG GTATGATATACAGACAGGAATTCACGATCCATATGAAGATTGTGTGTCTGTAATGAGGCTGTACAAGAGAATGCGGGCCCAAGATCATCCGGTGGAAAAGATTGGAATATCCATTGCTAGTCACCACATCCAAACCTTCACCAACAACTTCGAATCCTGTAGCACCAAGCAACTCGAGAAGATGACTTCAAGATCCAACTACAGGTGTTGGTGTATGGATTCAAGGCAAGAAGTACAGCCTTAA
- the LOC131155222 gene encoding RNA exonuclease 4-like isoform X3 gives MDDSQGNPPKTPATRHRCSACFKQYKKKEHLIEHMMASDHSVHQPKCGICEKHCKSFESLREHTTGPLSKAICSRIFANQGCDLCLKVFESPISLSKHKETCLLPAPVPIGTIIMPPTEPQIDFTGSANVNYSDRSLEAVAIDCEMVGCGSDGSLDLCARVCLIDEDEKLIFHTYVKPQIPVTNYRFEVTGIREEHLRDAMPLKEVQAKVLEILHNGESIGRLRLDGGKGRLLVGHGLEHDLDCLRMYYPPHMLRDTAKYHPLMKTNLVSHSLKYLTGTYLGQHHSPFQFQTLV, from the exons ATGGATGATTCCCAAGGAAACCCTCCTAAAACCCCAGCTACAAG ACACCGATGCTCAGCATGCTTCAAGCAGTATAAGAAGAAGGAGCACCTAATTGAACACATGATGGCCTCGGACCATTCAGTTCATCAACCTAAATGTGGGATTTGTGAAAAACACTGTAAATCTTTTGAATCACTGAGGGAGCATACTACAG GCCCACTGTCTAAAGCTATTTGTTCAAGGATTTTTGCTAACCAAGGATGTGACCTTTGCTTGAAAGTTTTTGAAAGCCCCATTTCTCTTAGCAAGCATAAAGAAACATGTCTTCTACCTGCTCCTGTTCCCATT GGAACTATCATAATGCCTCCTACAGAACCTCAAATTGATTTCACAGGATCAGCCAATGTAAACTACAGCGACAGAAGTCTTGAAGCAGTTGCTATAGATTGTGAAATGGTTGGTTGTGGGAGTGATGGTTCACTTGATCTTTGTGCCAGGGTGTGCCTCATTGATGAAGATGAGAAGCTGATTTTCCACACTTATGTGAAACCTCAAATTCCTGTTACTAATTACAG ATTTGAAGTAACTGGTATTAGAGAGGAGCATCTACGAGATGCCATGCCACTCAAGGAAGTGCAAGCTAAAGTTTTGGAAATTTTGCATAATGGAGAGTCCATTGGAAGACTGCGGTTGGACGGTGGAAAAGGTAGGCTACTTGTTGGTCATGGCCTGGAGCATGATTTGGATTGCTTGAGAATGTATTATCCTCCTCACATGTTGAG GGATACTGCAAAATATCATCCATTGATGAAAACAAATCTGGTCAGCCACTCACTCAAGTACCTAACCGGAACATATCTTGG CCAGCACCACTCTCCTTTCCAATTCCAAACCCTA GTATGA
- the LOC131155222 gene encoding RNA exonuclease 4-like isoform X2, producing the protein MDDSQGNPPKTPATRHRCSACFKQYKKKEHLIEHMMASDHSVHQPKCGICEKHCKSFESLREHTTGPLSKAICSRIFANQGCDLCLKVFESPISLSKHKETCLLPAPVPIGTIIMPPTEPQIDFTGSANVNYSDRSLEAVAIDCEMVGCGSDGSLDLCARVCLIDEDEKLIFHTYVKPQIPVTNYRFEVTGIREEHLRDAMPLKEVQAKVLEILHNGESIGRLRLDGGKGRLLVGHGLEHDLDCLRMYYPPHMLRDTAKYHPLMKTNLVSHSLKYLTGTYLGQHHSPFQFQTLVSSVLLCCNWEHGAKSAKFLIQGFKSMFPSASFCALLFS; encoded by the exons ATGGATGATTCCCAAGGAAACCCTCCTAAAACCCCAGCTACAAG ACACCGATGCTCAGCATGCTTCAAGCAGTATAAGAAGAAGGAGCACCTAATTGAACACATGATGGCCTCGGACCATTCAGTTCATCAACCTAAATGTGGGATTTGTGAAAAACACTGTAAATCTTTTGAATCACTGAGGGAGCATACTACAG GCCCACTGTCTAAAGCTATTTGTTCAAGGATTTTTGCTAACCAAGGATGTGACCTTTGCTTGAAAGTTTTTGAAAGCCCCATTTCTCTTAGCAAGCATAAAGAAACATGTCTTCTACCTGCTCCTGTTCCCATT GGAACTATCATAATGCCTCCTACAGAACCTCAAATTGATTTCACAGGATCAGCCAATGTAAACTACAGCGACAGAAGTCTTGAAGCAGTTGCTATAGATTGTGAAATGGTTGGTTGTGGGAGTGATGGTTCACTTGATCTTTGTGCCAGGGTGTGCCTCATTGATGAAGATGAGAAGCTGATTTTCCACACTTATGTGAAACCTCAAATTCCTGTTACTAATTACAG ATTTGAAGTAACTGGTATTAGAGAGGAGCATCTACGAGATGCCATGCCACTCAAGGAAGTGCAAGCTAAAGTTTTGGAAATTTTGCATAATGGAGAGTCCATTGGAAGACTGCGGTTGGACGGTGGAAAAGGTAGGCTACTTGTTGGTCATGGCCTGGAGCATGATTTGGATTGCTTGAGAATGTATTATCCTCCTCACATGTTGAG GGATACTGCAAAATATCATCCATTGATGAAAACAAATCTGGTCAGCCACTCACTCAAGTACCTAACCGGAACATATCTTGG CCAGCACCACTCTCCTTTCCAATTCCAAACCCTAGTAAGCAGTGTGCTCTTGTGCTGTAATTGGGAACATGGTGCCAAATCCGCAAAATTCCTAATCCAAGGCTTTAAATCCATGTTCCCAAGTGCATCATTTTGTGCTTTATTGTTCTCTTAA
- the LOC131155222 gene encoding RNA exonuclease 4-like isoform X4: MDDSQGNPPKTPATRHRCSACFKQYKKKEHLIEHMMASDHSVHQPKCGICEKHCKSFESLREHTTGPLSKAICSRIFANQGCDLCLKVFESPISLSKHKETCLLPAPVPIGTIIMPPTEPQIDFTGSANVNYSDRSLEAVAIDCEMVGCGSDGSLDLCARVCLIDEDEKLIFHTYVKPQIPVTNYRFEVTGIREEHLRDAMPLKEVQAKVLEILHNGESIGRLRLDGGKGRLLVGHGLEHDLDCLRMYYPPHMLR; the protein is encoded by the exons ATGGATGATTCCCAAGGAAACCCTCCTAAAACCCCAGCTACAAG ACACCGATGCTCAGCATGCTTCAAGCAGTATAAGAAGAAGGAGCACCTAATTGAACACATGATGGCCTCGGACCATTCAGTTCATCAACCTAAATGTGGGATTTGTGAAAAACACTGTAAATCTTTTGAATCACTGAGGGAGCATACTACAG GCCCACTGTCTAAAGCTATTTGTTCAAGGATTTTTGCTAACCAAGGATGTGACCTTTGCTTGAAAGTTTTTGAAAGCCCCATTTCTCTTAGCAAGCATAAAGAAACATGTCTTCTACCTGCTCCTGTTCCCATT GGAACTATCATAATGCCTCCTACAGAACCTCAAATTGATTTCACAGGATCAGCCAATGTAAACTACAGCGACAGAAGTCTTGAAGCAGTTGCTATAGATTGTGAAATGGTTGGTTGTGGGAGTGATGGTTCACTTGATCTTTGTGCCAGGGTGTGCCTCATTGATGAAGATGAGAAGCTGATTTTCCACACTTATGTGAAACCTCAAATTCCTGTTACTAATTACAG ATTTGAAGTAACTGGTATTAGAGAGGAGCATCTACGAGATGCCATGCCACTCAAGGAAGTGCAAGCTAAAGTTTTGGAAATTTTGCATAATGGAGAGTCCATTGGAAGACTGCGGTTGGACGGTGGAAAAGGTAGGCTACTTGTTGGTCATGGCCTGGAGCATGATTTGGATTGCTTGAGAATGTATTATCCTCCTCACATGTTGAGGTAA